In the Cydia fagiglandana chromosome 14, ilCydFagi1.1, whole genome shotgun sequence genome, one interval contains:
- the LOC134670541 gene encoding putative nuclease HARBI1, producing the protein MNQLLCTLRFYATGSQLLTCGDFIGVHESTACRTIHKVTDAIARLYPEYIVMPSTEEELKQTAMKFYQIARFPRAIGAVDCTHVRMKSPGGENAEIYRNRKGYFSINTQAICSADLLFTDVVARWHGSAHDSHIWDNSNQRRHFLHRKYGNYCLLGDSGYAQTAFMMTPLGNVTSPMQSLYNESQIRTRNVIERTFGIWKRRFPIVSRGIQVNLSRIPGIIVATCVLHNIARLQNDLEPPVDPDYPPILDKTADEIGVLPNNRSGPNTAGHNARQVLIEQHFGRLG; encoded by the exons ATGAACCAACTTCTATGCACTTTAAGATTTTATGCCACTGGAAGCCAACTTTTGACGTGCGGAGATTTCATAGGGGTACACGAATCAACCGCATGTAGAACTATTCATAAAGTAACAGATGCCATAGCCCGTTTGTACCCAGAATACATAGTTATGCCTAGCACAGAAGAAGAGCTAAAACAAACCGCAATGAAATTTTATCAAATTGCTCGATTTCCACGTGCTATTGGAGCCGTAGACTGTACTCATGTACGGATGAAGTCTCCAG gaGGAGAGAATGCAGAGATTTATAGAAACAGAAAGGGATACTTTTCAATCAACACCCAAGCTATCTGTTCTGCTGATCTACTATTTACTGATGTTGTTGCACGTTGGCATGGGTCTGCCCATGATTCGCATATTTGGGACAATAGTAATCAACGCAGACATTTTCTTCATAGGAAATATGGAAATTACTGTCTACTTGGTGATTCAGGATACGCACAAACTGCATTTATGATGACACCTCTAGGAAATGTGACCTCTCCTATGCAATCTTTGTACAACGAGTCACAGATCAGAACTAGGAATGTTATTGAACGCACCTTTGGTATTTGGAAGAGAAGATTTCCTATTGTTAGCAGAGGTATTCAAGTCAATTTAAGCAGGATACCCGGTATAATCGTCGCTACATGCGTGTTGCATAATATTGCTCGTCTGCAAAATGACCTAGAACCACCTGTTGACCCAGATTATCCTCCTATATTGGACAAAACAGCCGATGAGATTGGAGTGTTACCTAACAATAGATCAGGTCCAAATACGGCAGGACATAATGCTCGTCAAGTGCTGATTGAGCAACACTTTGGGAGATTAGGTTAA